One Candidatus Epulonipiscium sp. genomic region harbors:
- a CDS encoding DUF4340 domain-containing protein has protein sequence MKKSKNIILALVLLGVLVGTYIYISSKPEEEKLDNNVEKKEEITNISKDSINKMMLISNEEELIFERRENDWILYSREDLELDQNIVDTLASSFAILFAERVVEENPEDLEKYGLNTPVVTARAILSDGSEKVYYLGNKTPEGNTYYLMVKDVPKVYTVWVNHGNNFSLKMNDVRLKALTEIALEEIKYFYLKQEGKPTIEIIPNEDESGKDYGWGLWLMKQPYRHEYTVDTEDFTRIIQGVSNLKIKDFVEENPSDISKYGLDNPKIEIKIQDNKNTLHLYIGSNKDESTVYFKTHDKNNVYTMDILALTPFINSLPFELIDRFAYIVDINLVDAIKVETREGVYDITFLRTTKRVEDEEDEIVTTYRVDGEEIEESKFKSYYQKLIGITLDAEIDKTIKKEDTEISTIFILNTGETIVINYVPYNKDFYAVLRDNESEFVVTKKKVKDMLEHLEGLIEGN, from the coding sequence ATGAAGAAATCAAAAAACATTATTTTAGCCCTAGTGCTTCTTGGGGTTTTAGTGGGTACTTATATTTATATAAGCTCAAAACCCGAGGAAGAAAAACTAGATAATAATGTGGAGAAAAAAGAGGAAATAACAAATATCTCAAAAGATAGTATTAATAAGATGATGCTGATATCTAATGAAGAAGAATTAATATTTGAAAGAAGAGAAAATGATTGGATACTATATTCGAGGGAAGATTTGGAACTGGATCAAAATATTGTTGATACTCTAGCCTCTAGTTTTGCCATACTATTTGCTGAGAGAGTAGTAGAGGAGAATCCTGAGGATTTAGAAAAGTATGGGTTAAATACACCAGTTGTAACAGCTAGGGCTATTCTAAGTGATGGAAGCGAAAAGGTATATTATCTCGGCAATAAAACCCCGGAGGGAAATACTTATTATCTTATGGTGAAAGATGTTCCTAAGGTGTACACAGTATGGGTGAACCATGGAAATAACTTTAGCCTTAAGATGAACGATGTAAGATTAAAGGCACTTACAGAAATAGCATTAGAAGAAATAAAATACTTTTATTTAAAACAAGAAGGAAAGCCTACCATTGAAATCATACCTAATGAGGATGAATCTGGTAAAGATTATGGATGGGGCCTTTGGCTTATGAAACAACCCTATAGACATGAATATACCGTAGATACGGAAGACTTTACTAGGATTATACAAGGGGTTTCAAATCTCAAAATCAAAGATTTTGTGGAAGAGAATCCTTCAGATATCTCAAAATATGGCCTTGATAACCCCAAAATAGAGATAAAAATTCAAGATAATAAAAACACACTTCATTTATATATAGGTTCCAATAAAGATGAAAGTACAGTGTACTTTAAAACCCACGATAAAAATAACGTGTACACGATGGACATACTAGCCCTTACACCTTTTATTAATAGTCTCCCATTTGAACTCATTGATAGGTTTGCATATATTGTTGATATTAATCTAGTAGATGCTATTAAGGTAGAAACCCGAGAAGGAGTCTATGATATTACTTTTCTTAGAACTACTAAAAGAGTAGAAGATGAAGAAGATGAAATTGTAACTACCTATAGGGTGGATGGGGAAGAAATAGAAGAAAGTAAATTTAAAAGCTATTATCAAAAATTGATAGGCATTACCCTTGATGCTGAAATTGATAAAACTATTAAAAAAGAAGACACAGAAATAAGCACCATCTTTATCCTTAATACTGGAGAAACCATAGTTATAAATTATGTTCCGTACAATAAAGATTTTTATGCGGTTCTAAGAGATAATGAATCAGAATTTGTTGTTACTAAGAAAAAGGTTAAGGATATGCTTGAGCATTTAGAAGGTTTAATTGAGGGGAATTAA
- a CDS encoding GldG family protein has translation MKRLNIRDSFSTKNFKFGGYAAMMTAIVLAILIVVNLVVGQLNIKIDLTKNQLYSLSEQTYDVINNLDQDITIYALYETGKENTAFNEILNNYSEHSKRIHIEYKDPVLYPQFASQYDKEGGGIKTGSLIIVGSNNKFKVISPHELINYSMNQQTFQTIAESLAVEQKVTGAIQYIMAEKIPTIYTLEGHEEVSLPGDIIKQLGQENYEVKNLNLLTMDKFPEDGDILMVLSPRRDISIEEAEKINEFLEKQGRAIFIMGIKENEMPNMEGIINSYGVGLENAIIVERDTSRQFQNPVYIIPGFAEHDILNPLRAKKLPVLIPFAQAIEILQVKKKSIDIAPLLISSEDSYAKTNPNSETIEKEAEDLEGPFNVAVAITDKWYEDNQELITRVVVIGNKQFLDPQINAVSAGGNMDFFLNSINWLVDREESITIRPKSLLSRYLNLNMFQVLLFSGIAVILIPLAIGIVGIVVWLRRKNK, from the coding sequence ATGAAAAGATTAAACATAAGAGACTCATTTAGTACTAAAAACTTTAAATTTGGTGGCTACGCTGCTATGATGACAGCTATTGTACTGGCTATTCTCATAGTAGTCAATTTAGTGGTAGGGCAATTAAATATAAAAATCGATTTAACCAAGAATCAATTGTATTCTTTATCAGAACAAACCTATGATGTTATTAATAATTTAGATCAAGACATTACGATATACGCATTGTATGAGACGGGAAAGGAAAATACGGCCTTTAATGAAATACTTAATAATTATAGTGAACATTCTAAAAGAATTCATATAGAATATAAGGATCCTGTTTTATATCCTCAATTTGCTTCACAGTATGATAAAGAAGGTGGGGGCATTAAAACGGGTAGTTTGATTATTGTAGGTAGCAATAATAAGTTTAAAGTAATTAGCCCTCATGAACTTATTAATTACAGTATGAATCAGCAAACATTCCAGACTATAGCGGAGTCTTTGGCTGTAGAACAAAAGGTAACAGGAGCAATACAATATATTATGGCAGAAAAAATTCCAACAATATATACCCTTGAAGGTCATGAAGAAGTTAGCCTTCCTGGAGATATCATAAAACAATTGGGGCAAGAAAATTACGAAGTCAAAAATTTAAACTTATTAACTATGGATAAGTTTCCTGAAGATGGAGATATATTAATGGTACTTTCTCCAAGAAGAGATATTTCAATAGAAGAAGCTGAAAAGATTAATGAATTTTTAGAAAAACAAGGACGGGCTATTTTTATTATGGGAATTAAAGAAAATGAAATGCCCAATATGGAAGGCATAATCAATAGCTATGGGGTTGGATTGGAAAATGCCATAATAGTAGAAAGAGATACTAGTCGTCAATTTCAAAATCCAGTATATATCATACCGGGATTTGCGGAACATGATATTTTAAATCCCCTAAGGGCTAAAAAGTTACCTGTCTTAATTCCTTTTGCACAGGCTATCGAAATCCTACAAGTTAAGAAAAAATCTATAGATATTGCCCCGCTTTTAATAAGTTCAGAGGATTCCTATGCTAAAACCAATCCCAACTCGGAAACAATAGAAAAAGAAGCGGAAGATTTGGAAGGACCATTTAATGTAGCAGTAGCAATTACTGATAAGTGGTATGAAGATAACCAAGAATTAATTACAAGGGTGGTAGTTATTGGGAACAAGCAGTTTCTAGACCCACAAATCAATGCAGTTAGTGCCGGAGGTAATATGGATTTCTTTCTAAATAGTATTAACTGGTTAGTAGACAGGGAGGAAAGTATTACCATAAGGCCGAAAAGTCTACTTAGTAGATATCTCAACCTTAATATGTTTCAAGTATTACTCTTCTCGGGGATTGCAGTGATTCTTATTCCTCTAGCAATAGGAATTGTAGGTATTGTTGTATGGTTGAGGAGGAAGAATAAATGA
- a CDS encoding ABC transporter permease translates to MLAILNKELKSYFASATGYIFMSFFLLISGIFFSLTNLFGRSPLYNDVLSSITFIFLFVVPMITMRLISEETKQKTDQLLLTSPIKVSDIVLGKYFAALGLFLATLGVTIIFPIILSFFGEISTGEILGGYIGFFLLGASFISVGIFISSLTDNQVIAAVVTVVTLLIMWIMDGIIMGMPKDRTSSMVFIGILVIAITALFYFSTRNIYMSIAISVIGAIGMIIVFLINPGLYDGIILRILGWFSLLKRHENFSMGIFDVNAVVYFITFSFAFIFLTIQTIEKRRWS, encoded by the coding sequence ATGCTAGCAATATTAAATAAAGAGTTAAAATCTTATTTTGCTTCTGCAACGGGATATATTTTTATGTCGTTTTTTCTACTGATTTCGGGAATTTTCTTTTCCTTAACTAATTTATTTGGGAGAAGCCCGTTATACAATGATGTTTTATCTAGTATTACCTTTATCTTTTTATTTGTGGTACCGATGATTACAATGAGATTAATTTCAGAGGAAACAAAACAAAAAACGGACCAATTACTCCTGACTTCACCAATTAAGGTATCAGATATAGTTCTAGGGAAATATTTTGCTGCATTGGGATTGTTTTTAGCAACTCTAGGGGTTACTATCATATTTCCAATTATTTTAAGTTTCTTTGGGGAAATATCGACAGGTGAAATTTTAGGAGGATATATTGGCTTCTTTTTATTGGGGGCTTCCTTTATTTCGGTGGGCATATTTATATCTTCCCTTACCGATAACCAGGTAATAGCAGCAGTGGTTACGGTTGTAACATTATTAATTATGTGGATTATGGATGGAATCATAATGGGAATGCCTAAGGATAGAACATCTTCCATGGTTTTTATAGGTATTTTGGTAATAGCCATAACAGCTTTATTTTATTTTTCTACTAGAAATATATATATGAGCATTGCCATATCAGTTATAGGGGCTATTGGAATGATAATAGTTTTTCTCATAAACCCTGGATTATATGATGGGATTATTTTAAGGATTCTTGGCTGGTTTTCCTTATTAAAACGACATGAAAACTTTTCAATGGGTATTTTTGATGTAAATGCCGTGGTATATTTTATTACATTTTCTTTTGCATTCATATTCTTGACTATACAAACTATTGAAAAGCGCAGATGGAGCTAA
- a CDS encoding ABC transporter ATP-binding protein, with translation MIEINNLTKNYGQYKAVDNVNFTVKKGEILGFLGPNGAGKSTTMNIITGYISATEGTVKVDGFDVLEQPGEVKKRIGYLPELPPLYMDMTVGEYLKFVCNIKKVASSSQKDTLDKVMNAVKISDMKSRLIKNLSKGYKQRVGLAQAMIGDPEVLILDEPTVGLDPKQIIEIRNVIKNLGKKHTIILSSHILSEVSAVCDRVLIINKGKVVASDTPENLSKRLSQSNRMVLRAKGPKQEILKIIKGIENIKMAEIQGVREPETVDILVEGSEDADIREALFYTLVRADYPILMMKSMDLTLEEIFLQVTNAKEENGHASNIK, from the coding sequence TTGATTGAAATTAATAACCTGACAAAAAACTACGGTCAGTATAAGGCGGTAGATAATGTTAATTTCACAGTAAAGAAAGGCGAGATACTAGGATTTTTAGGGCCTAATGGGGCCGGAAAATCTACTACCATGAATATTATAACGGGATATATATCTGCTACAGAAGGAACTGTAAAGGTAGATGGTTTTGATGTTTTAGAACAACCCGGAGAGGTTAAGAAAAGAATAGGATATTTGCCTGAATTACCCCCATTATATATGGATATGACAGTGGGGGAATATCTTAAATTCGTATGCAATATTAAAAAGGTAGCTTCATCTTCTCAAAAAGATACTTTAGACAAGGTTATGAATGCGGTAAAGATTTCGGATATGAAAAGCAGATTAATAAAAAATCTTTCAAAAGGGTACAAGCAAAGAGTTGGATTAGCCCAAGCTATGATAGGAGATCCGGAAGTACTTATTTTAGATGAGCCTACAGTTGGATTAGACCCTAAGCAAATTATCGAAATTCGTAATGTTATTAAGAATCTAGGAAAAAAACATACCATTATTTTAAGTTCCCATATTTTATCTGAGGTTAGTGCAGTATGTGATAGAGTTTTAATTATAAATAAAGGAAAAGTTGTTGCTAGTGATACTCCTGAGAATTTATCCAAACGGCTTAGTCAAAGCAATAGAATGGTTCTAAGGGCAAAAGGGCCAAAGCAAGAAATCTTAAAGATCATTAAAGGTATAGAAAATATAAAAATGGCGGAAATTCAAGGAGTACGAGAGCCGGAAACCGTAGATATTTTGGTAGAGGGCAGCGAGGATGCGGATATTCGCGAGGCACTATTTTATACTCTTGTTAGGGCAGATTACCCCATACTGATGATGAAATCCATGGATTTAACTTTAGAAGAAATCTTCTTACAAGTAACGAATGCTAAGGAGGAGAATGGGCATGCTAGCAATATTAAATAA
- a CDS encoding efflux RND transporter permease subunit, whose amino-acid sequence MKFSKISIQRPVTTVMLVLIVVLLGTISIGRLPVDLLPEFSLPYAVVITTYTGAGPQEIETLITKPLEGAVGTVSNLKNIKSTSSNGSSAIIAEFNSGTDMDMVMLDMREKIDMVKGFLPEDSEEPIILELDPNMMPIVEIGISGNEDLVALKQIVDDKIIGRIERIEGVASINVSGGKEKEIRVTLLPDKLKGYNITPSTVAQSIAMENLNLPAGEIKQGLSSLTLRSIGEFNNIEEIRELPIMTSGGIVYLRDVAEVEEVFKEMDSYAYINGNPSISLSIQKQSTANTVQVSKEINKELNKLKAELQDIDIRMVYDSAEFINASIGNVASTAVVGGILAIIVLFVFLRNIRSTLIIATSIPVSVIASFALMYFSGLTLNLVSLGGLALGVGMLVDNSIVVLENIYRHRENGKGRIDAAEKGTTEVGLAVMASTLTTIAVFLPIIFIQGWAATVFKEMALTVTYSLTASLIVAITLVPMMASKILKVEKVDEIKRKKITTKIFDSWGILLDKIDMGYRKVLNWTMCHRIKAFLLTGIIFLLTLLIPVSGLVGMEFFPTSDEGQLSISIELPKGTVIEETFEIVAEVEKRLDEIKEIKEIFVSIGGGSRTVGAGIGSSGKSSNTAVFTIDIGTVKERKRSANEVVDEIRNLISDIPGASFSVLESNSFMGFGGLGGSGSITIEITGDELEQLDIISKDVVTIVESIEGTREVKSSIEEGAPEAQIIINRKKASMYGLNMMTISNTLKTAVQGAVATKYKVNGTEIDVRIIYDLSQVEYLKDINNISITSPMGISIPLSEISEIIINQSPTSISRNNQKRTVTVNSALFGVDVNTVQKNIIRKLNDYSMPDGYSYEFTGEVEQMMDSFGSLGLALILAVVLVYMVLAAQFESFLHPFTIIFSIPLSITGAILALFITRRTINMVSFIGLIMLAGIVVNNAIVLIDYIIQLRQRGYSRTEAILEAGPTRLRPILMTTLTTILGMIPMALEIGEGAETMSPLATAVIGGLSLSTILTLVVIPLNYTLFDDIAELFRSKRKRQKNSQTVI is encoded by the coding sequence ATGAAGTTTTCAAAAATATCAATACAGCGTCCCGTTACCACTGTCATGTTAGTGCTAATTGTAGTTTTACTTGGGACCATTTCTATAGGAAGATTACCAGTGGATTTGCTTCCGGAATTCAGTCTTCCTTATGCAGTGGTGATAACAACTTATACCGGGGCGGGGCCACAGGAAATAGAAACTTTAATTACAAAACCCTTAGAGGGAGCAGTGGGTACAGTAAGTAATTTAAAAAATATAAAATCGACATCCTCAAACGGTTCTTCAGCTATAATCGCAGAATTTAATAGTGGAACTGATATGGATATGGTCATGCTTGATATGAGGGAAAAAATTGATATGGTTAAGGGATTTTTACCGGAGGATTCGGAGGAACCCATAATTCTTGAATTAGACCCTAATATGATGCCGATCGTGGAAATAGGTATCAGTGGCAATGAGGATTTAGTAGCCCTAAAACAAATTGTTGACGATAAAATTATCGGTAGAATTGAAAGAATAGAAGGAGTAGCCTCTATCAATGTCAGTGGGGGAAAAGAAAAAGAAATAAGGGTTACCCTGCTTCCTGATAAATTAAAGGGGTATAACATTACCCCTAGCACAGTGGCGCAATCGATAGCAATGGAGAATTTAAATCTTCCGGCGGGAGAAATAAAACAGGGACTTAGTAGCCTTACACTTCGCTCCATAGGGGAGTTTAATAATATAGAGGAAATAAGGGAACTTCCCATTATGACTTCGGGAGGCATTGTATATTTAAGGGATGTGGCAGAGGTTGAGGAAGTATTTAAAGAGATGGATTCCTATGCCTATATAAATGGTAATCCTAGTATCAGTTTGTCTATTCAAAAGCAGTCAACAGCAAACACAGTACAGGTGTCAAAGGAAATTAATAAAGAATTGAACAAATTAAAAGCCGAATTACAGGATATAGATATTAGGATGGTATATGATAGCGCAGAATTCATTAATGCATCTATTGGAAATGTTGCTTCCACTGCAGTTGTCGGCGGTATTTTAGCCATAATAGTATTATTTGTTTTTCTACGTAATATAAGAAGTACCTTAATTATTGCAACATCCATTCCCGTCTCAGTTATTGCTTCCTTTGCTCTAATGTATTTCAGTGGACTTACACTTAATCTTGTATCCTTAGGGGGGTTAGCACTGGGGGTTGGGATGTTAGTTGATAACTCCATCGTAGTTTTAGAAAATATTTATAGACATAGGGAAAATGGAAAAGGTCGAATCGATGCTGCGGAAAAAGGGACTACGGAGGTAGGATTGGCGGTAATGGCATCTACCCTTACAACTATTGCTGTATTTTTACCCATCATATTCATTCAGGGATGGGCTGCAACAGTATTTAAGGAGATGGCACTAACGGTGACATATTCTTTAACTGCCTCTCTTATAGTTGCAATTACCCTAGTTCCGATGATGGCTTCTAAAATTTTGAAGGTTGAAAAGGTAGACGAAATTAAGCGCAAAAAAATAACAACAAAAATATTTGATAGCTGGGGTATTCTATTAGATAAAATTGATATGGGTTATAGAAAAGTCCTTAACTGGACAATGTGCCATAGGATAAAGGCGTTTTTATTGACAGGGATCATTTTTTTACTAACCCTATTAATTCCCGTATCTGGATTGGTGGGGATGGAATTTTTCCCTACATCTGACGAAGGACAGTTAAGTATTAGCATTGAGTTGCCTAAGGGTACAGTGATAGAAGAAACTTTTGAAATAGTAGCAGAAGTTGAAAAAAGACTTGATGAAATAAAAGAAATCAAAGAAATATTTGTAAGCATAGGGGGAGGTTCTAGAACCGTCGGTGCTGGAATCGGCAGCTCTGGAAAAAGTTCCAATACAGCTGTATTTACGATCGATATAGGTACCGTAAAGGAAAGAAAGCGTTCCGCAAATGAGGTTGTAGATGAGATAAGAAATCTAATTTCTGATATCCCTGGAGCAAGTTTTTCTGTTCTAGAAAGCAATAGCTTTATGGGATTTGGAGGTCTAGGTGGAAGTGGCTCTATTACTATAGAAATTACAGGGGATGAATTGGAGCAGCTAGATATAATATCTAAGGATGTAGTAACTATTGTAGAGAGCATTGAAGGGACAAGAGAAGTAAAAAGTTCCATAGAAGAGGGAGCACCAGAAGCACAAATAATAATTAATAGGAAAAAGGCATCTATGTACGGCCTTAATATGATGACAATATCAAACACATTAAAGACAGCTGTACAAGGAGCAGTAGCGACTAAATACAAGGTAAATGGAACTGAAATAGATGTAAGGATTATATATGATTTATCGCAGGTAGAATATCTAAAGGATATTAATAATATTTCAATAACATCACCTATGGGTATTAGCATACCATTATCAGAGATTTCGGAGATAATTATTAATCAAAGTCCTACTAGTATTTCAAGGAATAATCAAAAAAGAACTGTCACCGTTAACTCAGCACTCTTTGGAGTTGATGTAAACACTGTTCAAAAAAATATAATTAGAAAATTAAATGATTATAGTATGCCCGATGGATATAGTTATGAATTTACAGGGGAAGTAGAGCAAATGATGGATTCCTTTGGAAGTCTAGGTTTGGCATTAATATTGGCAGTTGTCCTTGTATATATGGTCTTAGCTGCACAATTTGAGTCATTTCTCCATCCATTTACAATTATTTTCTCTATACCCTTATCTATAACAGGGGCAATACTGGCATTGTTTATAACTAGAAGAACTATAAATATGGTTTCTTTTATAGGTTTGATTATGCTAGCAGGAATTGTTGTAAATAACGCAATTGTATTGATTGATTACATTATTCAGCTAAGGCAAAGGGGGTACAGTAGAACAGAAGCAATATTAGAAGCAGGTCCTACAAGGCTTAGACCGATTCTTATGACCACCCTTACGACCATCCTTGGGATGATTCCCATGGCTCTTGAAATAGGAGAGGGGGCCGAGACCATGTCGCCACTAGCAACGGCTGTTATTGGAGGATTGTCCCTATCAACTATATTAACATTAGTAGTTATACCCTTAAACTATACACTATTTGATGATATAGCAGAGTTATTTAGAAGTAAAAGGAAAAGACAAAAAAATTCCCAGACAGTAATTTAG
- a CDS encoding efflux RND transporter periplasmic adaptor subunit, translating into MKIKKLISIIMVLGIIATGCGRINKEAIGKLEEKATPIKIEKTSRGRISNSFSYGGKINPKQQIHVISKMPGKVKELHFDVGDEVKTGDILFRLDEKDIENNIKLLEAQLKSADAAVSLGKVGLDSAKGSQQEQQKIQLEAAVKNSEIQFNDAKKAYEDMKTLYDLGSISQQQLDQTKSAYEAASLGYNSAKDSYHLFINSLSKESVKAAQSQLSQATAARESVQVQIDSAKETLKDATVKSPIDGIVSSRTVEAGEMVGSSIPPFTIIQMDIVSVDVNVSEQIINKLKKDQKVEVYVSSASKTPFEGKIKVISPAADERTFTYPVKIEIPNQSGLLKPGMFAEIEFNVDTVNDAIIVPRETILTEGDISYIYTVEGDRAKRIEVKIGLDNGRETEIIEGLEEGTQIVIKGQNYLEDGGKVQIIED; encoded by the coding sequence AAAGCAACCCCAATTAAGATTGAAAAAACTTCTAGAGGAAGAATATCTAATAGCTTTAGTTATGGGGGAAAGATTAATCCAAAGCAGCAAATCCATGTTATAAGTAAGATGCCAGGTAAAGTAAAAGAATTGCATTTTGATGTGGGAGATGAGGTTAAAACAGGAGATATATTATTTAGGTTGGATGAAAAGGATATTGAAAACAATATAAAACTTTTAGAAGCACAATTAAAATCAGCCGATGCAGCTGTTAGTCTGGGTAAAGTGGGTCTTGATAGTGCGAAAGGAAGCCAGCAGGAACAGCAAAAAATCCAGCTAGAGGCTGCTGTTAAAAATTCAGAAATTCAGTTTAATGATGCAAAAAAGGCATATGAAGATATGAAAACCTTATATGATCTAGGCTCTATATCTCAGCAGCAATTAGATCAGACAAAAAGTGCATATGAAGCGGCAAGCCTAGGGTATAATTCAGCTAAGGATAGTTATCATTTATTTATAAACAGTCTATCTAAGGAAAGTGTTAAAGCAGCCCAGAGCCAACTATCCCAAGCAACAGCTGCAAGGGAAAGTGTTCAGGTGCAAATTGACAGCGCAAAGGAAACCCTTAAGGATGCAACGGTTAAAAGTCCTATTGACGGAATTGTAAGTAGTAGAACAGTAGAAGCAGGGGAAATGGTTGGTAGTTCTATTCCACCTTTTACAATTATTCAAATGGATATTGTATCTGTAGATGTCAATGTTTCCGAGCAGATTATAAATAAGTTAAAAAAAGATCAAAAGGTTGAGGTTTATGTAAGCTCTGCAAGTAAAACGCCCTTTGAGGGAAAAATAAAGGTAATAAGTCCGGCAGCAGACGAAAGGACCTTTACTTATCCTGTTAAGATAGAAATCCCTAACCAAAGTGGCTTACTAAAACCAGGAATGTTTGCAGAGATAGAATTTAATGTAGACACGGTAAATGATGCCATAATCGTACCAAGGGAAACTATTTTAACTGAAGGGGATATAAGCTATATTTATACAGTTGAAGGGGATAGAGCTAAAAGAATTGAAGTTAAAATAGGCCTTGATAATGGAAGAGAGACAGAAATAATCGAGGGATTAGAGGAAGGAACACAAATTGTAATAAAAGGACAAAATTACCTCGAAGATGGTGGGAAGGTTCAAATAATCGAAGATTAG